In Cryptomeria japonica chromosome 1, Sugi_1.0, whole genome shotgun sequence, the sequence gaaatttttctctcGGTTAGTTCTCTGTTTTCCTGTTTTGGAttacgcgctagaacagagtctacatgcgctactgaatttacttGATGTGCTAAAGGAATGAGCACACGTGCTAAGCTGCCCCTAggcacgcgctaaagtttggactttCTGAAAATGGTGGCCTAACAGTTGAAAAgtttatgcgctatcctgggtttTCGACGCGCTAACTGTTTGACCTTATGCGCTAAAatttggtttccacgcgctaagttgTTTCTTTCACGCGCTAAAATTAAGGCTGTTGAAAATTGTTGTTGAATTTGTTTGgaaaagctacgcgctatactgggcctaTCACACGCTAAATTTTAGACTTTATGCACTAATTCTTGGTTCCCACGCGCTGAGatgttgcttccacgcgctagactattgTTGGGATGCGCTAAAGGACTTTGCACTGTTTTGTCTTAGCTGAAAACGCTACTGTTTTGGACTAACGcgctaacttgaggtttggatgcgctaaaagaAGTATTCCACGCGCTAaaatgttgctcttatgcgctagactgtgttgatttttcttttgtttcggtttttgttgattttgaaagtttttgtggatttttcaagcttgatggatgattttctgaaataataaatgcaagcatggcacaaaaagtacaaccattttacctaatctaacaaaaagtgtatgttcttgcgaggatgtgttcaaatccccaatgttttaacaggttttgatacaattaagacacttcagaaagactctttagtcaagggtcataaataacatcatagcccactagtcttgatactccgtcagctcaaacagccgtgtcaccccctagagggtgcccatttttttgccttttgccagaaattaacccaaagtgaattgcttcacagttgagtagttatcttgggagatatatggtgagtaatcttgggggcggattcttccccacccttgcactatgatgttataaatgtctagttactgactcagttcaaaacttctaattctatggttcataatcaggcttcccgttcggccgtcagtgataaactccctcaggaggcttcccaacctttagaacaaaggctttatgtatcttaaggataatgggggaaggctaatcactgcgcgcaaccattgaaaaggactttcgtcactttccacatttgattatagtgggttggaattcttggcgtcaaagttgttccccacttaggtcgttcccttcacaccggccataaacggctttaagagttgattgcaacttctcgggaaggcaggcctgctaaaggatgtaaatgcttaaACTTAAAGAAAGTTGTAAGAGTgggctggatttttgatcacccagttaaggggagagcatattccttccactttcaagacaaagcaatcaattgggtttattttatcctttcaaatcagtgatttgctaaaatctatgcggagatgttgctccacaaaaacatggtgttcattttaccttaaaagaatgattttctgatctatgaaaaggaaatggtcaacaaagcaaatgttcgattttgcggtcaacaaaagaaatcggttTAAAAAGGAAAGGTgtccgctccacctgcaagaaatttgttagagtTCTGCAAGCAAACCAGAAAAGGAAAATGTTAGAGAatttgggggacttccacaagtctaaaatttcagttcggttacaataaatttttttcttttttttttcttttttttttttttttgtctgtgatgcgctacagaacagactGTACGTGCTACAATATATTCTCGATGCACTAAAATTAATGATCAATGCACTACGCTGTTGTctgaatgcgctactctgtgtgttgGAAGTGCTGTTCTGTTTTTTTCTTTCCCGCTGAGCCCTGCTGgaaatttgaaatatgatgcgctaacGTTTGAAATATACGCGTTGGATGATGGTCTATAAGCGCTGAACTGTGGATCAGATGCGCTATTTCGGTTATTGAATGCGCTATTCTGTGTTTGAcccacgtcgagacctacaggaaaatgttaaagGGAGTCATGTGCTAAGAAAAGGTTTCCACGCGCTAAAGTGTAGACCGcgcgcgctaaacagtaagcgggatgcgctagactgttaatcagatgcgttagggaatgtttcccacgcactGATTCCTGTTtctcgcggacctgcaaaagtgattaatttgaaaaatcgatttgttatttggggtcgaaccccacggtgggcgccagaaatgtatgcgggaaaagtgggctgatagaatttaatatgtgaaaatattgttagaataactagtccacacacatacagaggacttcttggtgcaaactatggagtaataacgtattactcagcctcccaaggagggtcccatagttctctatctcacaatgtccctcaaaccaatgttttgctctcagattactgagcaaaatggtttagagatggcaaatgcaagaatgagggatgcactgatagtttttaTGATGAGATGTGTTaaactatgtatgatcttagaaatgcaataaactaaatgataagatgacaagattagtatgaatactatcctagcatactatatttaatctatgattgagctaacatgataaataaattattctaacatgcatattagtctaattcctgatctaaaagaggctaaatgaggagcaaatatgaaatgagaaagcttgaaagaatttgagcataagagtaatgcttcaaatttgaaagatgattgttgaaaatggaggaatgagagctctatttatagcacaaacagggtaatggatggtcaggattgaatggtttaatcaagggttgggtttgaaagttggggatccatgtgcacgattgacaccaatgaaatggtgacaagtgtcaacatagggttgggttaagagaagaggttggaggcattaaaggcttgagaagacctcatggttatctaaaggctaagggtcaagtctaagttaggcttacccattggattaagagttaatccaaggataaacctttgtgcaaatgtttaagagataatcatggtcaaagcattaatggcctgatgagacccttgggttgggtagaggttgagtcaaaacaaatgttttaaccatgtaggagggtttgagttaaccattaatggttattggagactttggggattaagtggttgaaggttgaaagccttcaatggttatcaaagactttgagcattttagtggttgaaggttgaaagcctttaatggttatcaaagactttgaggttttgagaagtgacttctctttgcttagggatgtgacaaagtttagaggaggggttaggttaattagaagtgattagaagattctagaagggattagaaataggtttaggattttgcaagtggatggagggataataggatttaattgatttaaatgatttaattcaatttggttgcaattcggggaaattaaatatattagatttattcaatttaggataactatttaattaaatttgaatttaattaaaagtggataggggggatttaattgaataaaatgatttattcattaaatgggtatagtgaatttaatttaaataaattgagtaatttatttaatttaaatagaggaatgtggataatttaattaaattggatttaatcaaatagagaaatgaacataaaatattcatttaggaatatggtcatttttatctGTCTACAGATACAAATGGAAAGATTTTGGGGATGactttttcatgaaaatgggaagaaatttGAACATGCACTCTGGTTCTAAAAACCCAATTTTGGAAGGATGggcatttttcatctttgcaacttggaatttcaacaaaagatggttaaaaaaATTTAACCGTAAggaaagaacaatgattttcatccaacttgtaatcgggatttaaaatctcgaatacaagtaaagagggaaaatggggaagaataaTGCAATTGACAAATTGCTTTTCAAAGGGGAAaaactctctcacaaaaccgatttttgggaaaaaaaacaacatatttacaaatttacaactagaaaggaaaaataagaaaatgaaacaagaaaagaaaagaaatcatacatTGTTTCAATCtaaaaaatgcctctccaaaagatgatcaatcgCCTTGCTACAAAATCGCCTCCTTACTCCTTGAATTTCTCCGCAAACAATTGGGAAGAATTTGTGGAAAAATTGGCTTCAGAgaagaaaatcgggtttttgggaaaaAAATACAAGTTTTAATTCATGTATTCACCTGCAATAGAGGAAATCGGGTTTTATTTCCCATATAACAAGTTTTAATTCTCACTTTTCCCTCAACAAGGCATAATCAGGTTTTGAAAATGAAATTACAAGTTCAAAATTCTTTAATTTGCACTTTATAGAGAAAATTGGGTTTTTTGGGGCAaaatagcaagttttaaatgtcactttatttcatttctaggcaGAATcgagttttggagagagatgtgcaagttataaattacttgtaaagggaaaataaaatccctagaacaagttttaataacttgcacatatgtaatagaggTTAAAAATCCCTTTTACAggcaaaagacattaaaataggggtttttcaaaagaattacaagtaaacttgtaacttatccaaaaaatccctattttaacttaaataaccaaaaagcaacaagggggaaataaaaagaaaattacaagttcttattttttaataaagtgcacttgtaattagccaaaaatttccctacaaagaccaaaacaaagaaaatcatttaaacttgcaattcaaggaaactTTTCCACCTACagttagggagaaaaaacccgaaattgaaggaagaCATAGCAAATAaacccagaatgcgatgaaattccAAACGTACTTtgaggatggattgaggattaagctAGTCTAAGGATTAGGCAAAATTATGCATTGGGAAGTGTACCAcagagtaaaatttttcattttttgacaaaaaattcatgtaatggtccttcatttttgaaaacaaaaatgaggacaacaactagctctgactggggaattctttcatttatccttcaagattgtgaaagaatagaaaccaaatctctaagtgccttcctcttatccattgggTCATAGAGTCAATCAacccaaaaacaaacaaacaatagaCAAAAATTAAACAAGAAAAAGACATTATTTACAAGAAGTTACCTCGAACCTTTATTCAATTAATGCTTCAAATGCTGGCCATTATAGGGCAGCGCAAATGGTGTACCATCATGATAagccaagataaaactatcttctcTAGCAATATGGTGAACAATGAAGGGTCCTcgccaaagagaatcaaattttccatgtaaacctttcggttcccttcgcttatcccaaagcaacacacgatcaccaacttggaatcctcTTTGCTTTGCTTTTTTATCAAAAAAGACTTTGACTTGTTATTGATGTTGAGCAATCCGGTCCACCACTTGTGTTCTTTGCTCTTCCAGTTGAGAAAGATACATGATCCTCTTGTCTAAAGCATTCTCAAAAGTTTGATCTTCAATTGCTTTAGCCAGCTTAAGAGCAAGAAGTTCCAAAGTGATGAGTATTTCTGCATTGATCCCATAAAGAAGCTGGaatggtgacataccaatagcCCTTTTGGGTTTAATTTTGTCCGCCCATAAAGCATAAAAAAAGCCTTATGCCAAGACCTTTGATTTTCTTCCACAAGCTTGCGAATAATGGTAATCAAATTTTTGTTACTTGATTCCACctaaccattaccttgggggtaataattggatgaatgagttaacaaaatactatattcaaagcaaaattgtgaaattttaGAGGAAGAAAAGGTGGTTGCATGATCAGTCACGATCTTATATGGAACACCAAATCTggaaataatattctccttgaggaaTCTGCACACTATCTCAGAAGTAGCATTCTTTACcggtattgcttccacccacttggtgaaataatttgTCGCAGTAAAAACATACAAATGATCTGCACTTGAAGAAGGATTGATCAaaccaatgaaatcaatgccccattgtcggaaaggttcttcaacaatcatcGGTTTCAATGATAATGCTGCAAGTTTTTGTTTGCCAACAAACTGCTGACAATGTATACATTTACGCACCCATCTAAAACCATCTTGAAAGAGTGTAGGGAAATAATACTTAGCTCTCAAAATTTTATGAGCAGTCACTAGTGCAGAAAAATGACCTCCACAAGCCTTGTCATGGAAATATTCTAGCAATTTGGTTTgttgtgctttgtcaacacaacgAAGGAAGGTACCATCAATTGCTCTTTTGTACAAACTAGTATCCCATAATACAAAGTTCGTAGCTTTCAGCTTGATACTCCTCTTTTCCTTGAATGACAAATGTTTTGGACATTCACCATAAgtcaagaaaaatgctatattagagtaccattcatcagtagtACTGACAAACAACACCTTGGGAAGATCTTCAAAATCATCCAATTCTTGCTCCTCTGGAATCCCTTCCACCATTAGCTAACAAAATCCTCTTCCTTGAACAAGCTTTGTAGGCCTAATCTGCAAATCATACTCTTGGATTTTAGCAATCTAATTCCCTTTTTTTGTACCAAACTCCTGTTGTGTTAAGATAGACTTGACTGATGTATTAGTAACTAACACAACAGTATGCGAATTCGGGAtgtaaaaatggaaattcttgacTGCTTTAACAACCGCAtaggcattcttctcaatagagTAATATTTGAGTTCATGAGACTTTAAAGGACAACTCATGAAATcaataggagattcaatctcttctGAATTCTTCTGCATCAAAATAGCCGACATAGTATGCTCGgaagcataactatacatgatgAACTCCTTGGTGTAGTTAGGACCATACCAATATAGGTGCATGAGCAATtgcatctttgatatcattgaatgcAACTTTGCCTTCTGAATTCCAATGGAAGGCAgtctttcctttcatcatatccatGATATGACGAGTCTTTTCTGCAAAGTCAGGAATGAATCTCTGCAGAAAATTTACCTTACCAAAGAAGGAATGAACAATGGTCTTATTGGATGGCAGAGGAAGAGTTTGAATAGATTTAACCCTTTCAGGATCAACTTTTCTCCCTTACttggaaacaatatgaccaagGAGTTTTCCCTCAGTCACCCCAAAAAATaacttcttgggattaagggagATGTTGTGCTTGCGATATCTTTCAAGTACATCTTTTAAGTGAAAAAGATGATTCTCGCAGTCTTTAGAAAAAAtagtaagatcatcaagatacacTATAATATATCTTCCCACAGTACCACGGAGGGCCAAATCCATAGCTCGTTGGAAAGTAGCTCTtgcattaatcaacccaaaaggcattctgcGGTAGGCAAAAgtaccccatggagtagtaaatgcagtcttatgttgatcagaTTCACTAACCTCAATCTAATTGTATCCCAAAAATCCATCTAACATAGATAGCATTTCAGAACCTATCACTGTTTGTAAAACTTGATCCAtaattggcaatggataattgtccttgAGTGACAATTGATTAAGAATTATGAAATCAACACAAatacgtatttctccattctttttatgCACTGGCACTATATTtgc encodes:
- the LOC131070879 gene encoding uncharacterized protein LOC131070879, producing the protein MDLALRGTVGRYIIVYLDDLTIFSKDCENHLFHLKDVLERYRKHNISLNPKKLFFGRFIPDFAEKTRHIMDMMKGKTAFHWNSEGKVAFNDIKDAIAHAPILKNSEEIESPIDFMSCPLKSHELKYYSIEKNAYAVVKAVKNFHFYIPNSHTVVLVTNTSVKSILTQQEFGTKKGN